From Elusimicrobiota bacterium:
GCCATGGTCCTTCTCATGCGCGAGGCCAACCGGCGCAACCACGACTCGCCGGGCCCCATCCTGGGGGCTGTCAATGCCATCAGGCAAAGCGCCCCCAAGCCTCCCCGGCTGCCGGGTGCGCCATTGCCATGGGAACGGGCTATTAAGGAACACAAAACCGGTGCCTTTTTCTCGGGGTCGGCGCTCGCGGCAGGCTTGTTTTTCGTCGCTCAGTCAGTTACAAGCCCCATCATTTTTACTCCCTTGATCGGTTTGATGTTGTTTGTCGTAGCCTTGAAGGGGCTCAAAACCGACCATCCCTGGGCCGGATTCATGCACACGGCGATGCTGACCGGTTTCTGGATCCATGTCTCGCGGACCTTGATGTCGGACGGCTTCATACTTCTCGACCACCCCGTCGCTTTCGCCGCGGTGATTGGCTGGTGCTTCTACATCGGGCTCATGGCTCTCGGCATTGCCCTGTGGGGCCTCAAGGCCTTGCGCAGCCCATGGTGGGGGCTGCTCTTCAACCTCGCCTTCCTGTCCTGGATATTCCTGTTGTAGTGCTCTGACCGCCGAAAAGTTATCCACAAAAATTTCCCGGGAAGTTTTTGTGGATAACTGCGACGCCGCAGTCTGCCAAAGTCGGGCCCCCGCTCTATGGAGGAGCTGTCTGCGATTGTTCGGCGCTCAGAGAACTAAGGCCCTAAGGTAAAAGGGCCTTAATCCCGGCATAGGCCGCGGCCACGGGGATGTCGCGGCAGGATTGCCATGACTGCGAGACTACTCCATGGTGGATGGGGGAGCTCGGGCGCCAGACCGCGTCGGTGTAGCCCGAATAGAAGCCGAAGGTCGGGACACCGAGGGCGGCGGCGAGATGTGTGGTCCCCGTGATGTTGAGGACGCATAGGTCCATTTCCCTCATCCAGGCTCCGGTCACCCCTATGGGGCGGGGGGATAGAATCGGGACCGGGGCCGCGAGTCGGGAGACGATGCCGCTTACCGGCTTTTCCTCGCCCGGGCCCGCCATGTAGAAAAGCTGGACCCCAAAGTGCTCCGCCAGAAGATTCGTCAACTCCACGAATTTTTCTTCCGGCCAGCGGTTGTCGAATTTCTTGAAGTTTCCGGGATGCACCGCGATCTTGAAGGCGCTCTCACGCGGGCGCGTCTCCTCCAGAATGCGCCGGGCCTCTTCCTCGTGCGTGGGCTCCAATCTAATCTCGAGCCTGGGCTCGTAGGCGATCCCAAAAGATTTCGCCAGGCGCGCGTAGCGCTCGAGCATGGGCTCTCGCTCTCCTGGGGAAGCTATTTGATGGGAAAATACGCGGTCCCAACGGCCTTTTCTAAAGGAGACCTTGACTTGAGCCGGGATAAGCGCGGCCAAGGCGGCGGACCTGCGGGAAAACGAGGGGTTCAGGTCTAGTAGTAAATCGCATGGCGTCCTCAAGCTTCGAAGGAGCTTGAGATGGGAGAGGAATTTCTGGGGAGCGCGCTCCAGAAGCAGTATCTCGTCCACCCAAGGGACAAGCCGAGCCGTTTCCTCGCTCGAGTTCGGGACCACCAGCCTGATCCGTGCCTGGGGACGGGCCCGGCGTAGGGCCCTCAGAAACGCCGTGCTGACGAGCAGATCCCCGATCCGGCCTATGAGCAGGACCGTCACGTTGGGTGCGGCGGGGAGGTCGAAAATCGGCACGATGAAATATTGTAACATTTATAATAATTTCAGCTTTCCGGAGGGCGCATGATCAGCACGTCGGATTTCCACAACGGCTTGGTCTTCGAGGACGAGGGCCAGTTCCTCGAGATCTTGTCCTACCAACACCACCGCAAATCCCAGTCGGCCGCGGTGTACCGCACCGTGCTTCGGTCCTTGAGCACGGGCAACGTCATGGAACGCTCCTACGCCTCGGGCACCAAGTTCCGCGAGGTCCCCGTCACCAAGCGCGAGATGGCCTACATCTACGATGAGGGAGCCGGCGCCGTGTTCATGGACAACGAGAACTACGAGCAGGTGACCTTCGCCAAGGAGAAGTTGGGCCCCCAGGCCAAGTTCCTGCAGGGGAACATGCAGGTGCTGGGAGTCTGCGTGGACGGCAAGCTCACCAATATCGAGCTTCCCCCGAACGTGGTCCTCTCCGTGACTTCCACGGTGCCGGGAATCAAGGGCGACTCCGTCTCCAACATGATGAAGCCGGCCACTCTCGAGACGGGCTTGGAGATCCAGGTGCCCCTGTTCATTAAGGAGGGGGATAATATCCGGGTGGACACCAGAACGAGCTCGTACGTGGAGAGGGCGAGGGAATAATATAACGGATACGGCCAAGCCCCCCCATGCTGCGCGCCTCCCGTGGGGAGGCTTGCGACTATGATCAAAGCCGTTATTTTTGACATCGACAACACCCTCACCGACTTCATGAAAATGAAGCGGGCGGCCATCGATTCCGCGGTGGAGGGGATGATGGACGCGGGGCTTAAAATCGAGAAGGAGAAAATGGTCGAGAAGATATTCGATCTCTATTGGCAGGACGGGGTCGAGGACCAAAACATCTTCGACAAGATATTGAAGAAGGAATTCGGCCGCATAGACTACAAGATACTGGCCGCCGGGATCATCGGCTACCGCCGGGCCAAGGCCGGGACCATGGCGCTCTACCCCCACGTGAGCCTCGCCTTGACCCAGCTCATGAAGATGGGGATCCGCTGCGTGGTGGTCTCCGATGCTCCCAAGCTCGCGGTTTGGCTGCGCATCGTGGGCCTGGGCCTGCACAACTATTTCGACGAGGTGATCACCTCCGAGGACACCGGGGTCAAGAAGCCCGCCCCGGAGCCTTTCCGCCGCGCCCTCAAGGTCCTCGGCACCAAGCCCGAGGAGACCCTCATGGTGGGCGACTGGGCCGAGCGCGACATGACCGGGGCCAAGAACCTCGGCATCCGCACGGCCTGGGCCAAGTACGGCGACACCTTTGACACCAAGGACTCCGGCGCCGAGTTCGAGCTCGACGACATCAGCGAGCTCGTGGACATCATCCGCAAGGAAAACCAGGCCGGGTGAGGACGCTCGCCCTAATTTTCTGCCTCGGCGTCCTGACGGCGGACTCCGCCCTGGCCCTCAAGATCGAGAGGCTGGCGGGGGCCTCGGCCAAGGACAGGGTCCTAGAGGTGGTGGCCGAGGAGCTTCTGGTCAAGTTCGCAAGCCCCACCGCTTCCGCCGAGAAGGCCCGGATACTCGCCGCCGCCGGGGCCGAGGTGAAGGCGGAGCTCGAGTCCATCGGTTGGACCGTGGTCAAGTTCCAGGCGGGAACGCCGGTCTCGGCCGCCTTGCGCGCGGCCAAGAATCTCCCCCGGGTGGAAGCCGTTTCGCCCCACCGGGTGTACCGCCCTAGCCGCGCGCCCAACGATGCCTTGGTCAACGCCCAGTACGCTCTGGCCCAGATCAACGCCTTCGCGGGCTGGGAGTTCGAGGTGGGAAACACCGCGGCCGTGACCGTGGCCGTGATCGACTCCGGGATAGACGGGACCCAGCCCGAGCTGTCGGGCAAGCTCGTGGCGGGGGCCAGCCGCTTCTGCGACCCGAGCGGGCTCCCGGGCTGTGTGGCCAACAACCCTCCCACGCCCGCCTGCAACCACGCCACCCGCGTGGCCGGGATCGCGGCAGCTTCCTCGGACAACGGCTCCTCGATCGCGGGACTCTCCTGGGGGGCGGGCCTCGTCTCCCTCAAGGTTTTCGCCGACGCCGACTGCGCGGCGGGGTTTCCCGAGTGCTCGGCCGGGGCCTGCGTCACCGCCGACAACGGGATCATCAACGCCCTCAACTACGCCCGGGGCATCCAGGACGGGGCCGGGGTGGGCAAGGTCGTGGTCAACTTGAGCCTGGGCGGAGCCGGGGCCTGCGCTGCCCCTCTGCAGGCCGCCGTCACCAACGCGGTGAACGCCGGTGTTGTGGTCGTGGCCGCGGCGGGGAACTCCGGGGGGGCGGTGGAATCCCCGGCCAATTGCGCGGGAGTGATTCCGGTGGGCGCCACGGACTCCGGCAACGGCGTGGCTTATTTTTCCTCGCGGGGGGCGGAGCTCTCGGCCGGGGGCGTGGTGGCTCCCGGGGTAAGCGTACTCACCACTGACTTGAACGCGGCCTCTGCATCCGCCTCCGGCACCTCGTTTGCCTCCCCCCACGTGGCGGGCCTGGCGGCCCTCATTCTCTCGGCTAAATCCGGCATGACCCCGGCCCAGGTCCAGAGCGTTATCCGCGGGGGAGCCGATAATATCGGAGATAGTGCCTCAGCTCAGGGCGCGGGCCGGGTCAACGCCTTCCGGGCTCTCCGCCTGGCCGTCAACGGCACCTTGGCGGGCTCTGCCGGGGAGACCAAGGCCATAGCCTTCCCCAACCCCTTCCGGGTCTCCCGCCACGGCCGGCTTTCCTTCAGCATCCCGCCGAGCCTGCAGGGCGCGCAGGCCAAGATAAAAATCTACACCGCCAGCTACGAACTGGTGCGCGAGCTTACCGGCCTTTCCTGGAACGGCTTGAATGAAAACGGCCAGGCCGCGGCCAGCGGGTCCTATATTTTTCTGATTTCGACCGAGAAGGGAACGGGCTCCGGCCGGTTCTCGGTGATCAATTGAATGGCCGGGCCATTTTTTGTAGCCTTTAACCGGACACGGGGGTTCGAGATCGCGTGCAAGGTGGAGAAGGCCGAGGATTACGAGTCGCGAAGCCGCGGGCTCTTGGGCCGGGAGAGGCTCGAGCCTGCGGGGGGCCTTTGGATCCATCCCTGCCCCATGATACACACGTTTTTCATGAAATTTCCCATTGACGTTCTGTTTCTCGACAAGGGCATGACGGTGGTTCGCGTCCTGGAGAATCTTAAGCCCTGGCGGCTGTCCCCGTGGGTGCTGTCGGCCCGCAGCGTCTTGGAGCTGCGGGCGGGCAGTTTGGGAGGCCGGACGTTTCCGGGCGACCAGGTGGAGTTGGTGTCGGAGTTGGTGCCGTAAATGGAAGAGAATTTATTCCGTACCCCTTCCGGCGTCGATATTCAACGCTACTACGGCCCGGAAAACTCTCCCAGCCCGGACTTTCCGGGAAAGCCCGGACGATATCCCTATACCCGGGGCATCCAGAGGACCATGTACCGCGGCCGGCTCTGGACCATGCGCCAGTACGCGGGTTATGGCACGGCCAAAGAGACCAACGAGCGCTTCCGCTGGCTCCTGTCCCAGGGTCAAACCGGGCTTTCCACCGCCTTCGACCTTCCCACCCAGATGGGGCTCGACGCGGACGATCCCCGCGCCCGGGGGGAGGTCGGGCGGGTGGGTGTGCACGTCGGGACTTTGGCGGACATGGAGCAGCTCTTCGATTCCATTCCCCTGGACCAGGTCTCGACTTCTCTTACCATCAACGCCACGGCCGCCGTCATCCTCGCTTTCTACGTTGCCGCGGCCAAGCGCCGGGGCGTCGAGCCCAGGCTCCTGCGGGGCACGCTTCAGAACGACATTTTGAAGGAGTTCCTGGCCCGCGGCACCCAGATATACCCCGTGGGGCCGAGCCTGAGGCTCGCCGTGGACGTCATGGAGTACTCCTTCAAGAACCTGCCCAACTTCCATCCCGTTTCCATCTCAGGCTACCATATCCGTGAGGCGGGCTCTGACGCGGTGCAGGAGATATCCTTCACCTTCGCCAACGCTGAGATCTACTTGAAGGAGATCCTGGCCCGCGGCGTCGGCGTGGACGAGTGTGGGCCCAGGCTCGCCTTCTTTTTCGGCTGCCACAACCATTTCTTGGAGGAGATCGCCAAGTTCCGCGCGGCCCGGCGGGTTTGGGCCACAGTGATGCGGGAGGATTACTCGGCCCAGGACCCTAAGAGCCTCTCTTTGCGCTTTCACGTCCAGACCTGCGGCTCCACCTTGACGAGCGCGCAGCCGCGCAACAACGTGGTCCGGGTGGCTTTGCAGGCCATGGCCGCGGCCTTGGGGGGAGCTCAATCCCTGCACACCAACGCCTACGACGAGGCCTTGGCCTTGCCTACCCAGGAGTCGGCGGAGCTTGCCTTGAGAACCCAGCAGATCTTGGCGCATGAGACTGGGGTAGCCGACACGGTGGACCCGGTGGGCGGCGCCTTCGCGGTGGAATCGCTCACCGCGGAGCTCGAGAAGCGGATTTTGGAGAGCTTGGGCCGGATCCGCCAGCAAGGCGGCATTCGTGGCCTGATCGAGAGCGGCCAGGCCCAGTCCGAGATACAGGAAAGGGCCTACCAGTACCAGCGCGGGTTGGAGTCCGGGGCGCGCAGGATCGTGGGAGTCAACTGCCTGCAGTCGTCGGAGCCAAGAAAATGTTTGGCGACTCTGAAAGTGCCGCCGGGCGTCGAGCGCGAGCAGTTGAAGAAGCTCAAGAAATTCAAGGAGCGCCGGGACCGGTCCTGCGTCCGTCGCGCTCTTGAAAACTTGTCCGAGGCCGCCGCTTCCAAGGAAAATCTCTTCCCCGTCATTTTGAGCTGCGTAGAATCCTCGGCTACGCTAGGGGAAATCTGCGGCGTTCTGCGCCGCCAATTCGGAGAGCATCATGCCCGTTAGAGGCCTGCAGAGGCGCAAGAATGCCAACGAGATTCTGGCGGGGCGCGAACTCCTCTCGGCCGACCAGGCCAAGGAAGTCGAGGCGCACTGCCGCAAGACCAACGCGCTCTTCCAGCAGGCGGTCCTGGATTTGAATTTCCTCGGCAAGCCCCAGCTTCTCAAGTGCCTGGCCGAGGAGTGGCAGGTCAAGGCCGTGGACTTGAACCAAATGGACGTGGAGATCGAAATCGCCAAGATCATCCCCGAGGCGGTGGCCCGCAGGCACCTGGCCATTCCCTTCGCCAAGGAGGAGAACGCGCTCTTCATCGCCATGGCCGATCCCCTGGATTTCTTCGTCTCGGAGGACATCCAGCTGCGCACGGGCCTCGAGATCAAGCCTTATCTGGCCATGCCCAACGACATTCTCGCGGCCCTGAACGGCGCCTACGGCCGTGGGGAGGGCGACGCCATGAACCGCCTCATCGCCGAGGTGGTCAAGAAGGACGGGGAGGACGCGGCCGAGGGCCAGATGGAGCTCGTGCCGGAGCAGGCCAAGACCGACATCACCGAGGTCGACGCCACCGCGCCGGAGGTCGAGAAGCTCGTCAACGCCGTCATTTTGGGAGCGCTTTCCATGAAGGCCTCCGACATCCACATCGAGCCCTTCGAGGACGCTCTGGGCAAGAACTCCAAGATTTTGCTCCGCTACCGCGTGGACGGGCGCCTTCTGCCCGGACCCTTCGAGGTCCCCTGGAGCTACCGCAACGCGGTCGCGGCCAAGATCAAGATCATGACCAACTCCATGAACATCACGGAGCGGCGCATCCCGCAGTCGGGGCGCATCCATATCCTGGCCCAGGGCAACCCCATCGAGTTCCGCGTGGAGATGGTTCCCACCGTCTATGGGGAGTCATGCGTCATGCGCATACTCGACCGTAAATCCGTTCAGGTGGATATTCTAAAGATGGGGTTCATGAAGGACACTCAGGAGAGATTCTTGAGCCTCTTAAGGGGCATCGGGGGAAAGAAGAACTTCGGCCTGATCCTGGTCTGCGGTCCCACGGGCTCGGGTAAATCCACGACGCTTTACGCCGCGCTGAACCGCGTCAACCGCCCCGACATCAAGATTCTTACCGCCGAGAACCCGGTGGAATACAATCTCGACGGCATCGTCCAGGTTCCGGTCAACCCGGACCTTAAGCTCGGGGAAAATAAGAAGTTCGACTTCGCCGCGGCCCTGCGCTCCTTCCTGCGCCTGGACCCCGACGTCATCATGGTGGGCGAGATCCGAGACGAGGAGACGGCCCATATTGCCATGGAGGCAGCCATGACCGGCCACTTGGTTTTCTCCACGATCCACACCAACGACGCCTCCTCCGCGATCTCTCGCTTGACCGACATGGGGATACCCTCCTTCATGGTGGCGACCACCATCAAGGCGATCCTGGCCCAGCGCCTCTCTCGCCGCCTCTGCCCGGACTGCAAGATCCCCCATGAGCCGACTCCCGAGGAGGTCCAGATTTTCAAGGAGAACAAGGTCGTTATCCCCGCCGGGGCGAAGATCTTCGGCCCGCCCAAGGAGGGGGGCTGCTCCTCCTGCAAGAATCTGGGCTACAAGGGCCGGGTGGGTCTGCACGAGCTCTTGGTCATGTCGGACTCCTTGCGGACCCTCTGCCTCAAGGAGGTCGCGGCTGATCCAGTCCGGGATATGGCCATGAAGGAGGGGATGCGCCTTATCGTCCAAGACGGGCTCGAGAAGGTCTTGATGGGGCTCACCACGGTGCGCGAGGTCCTGGGAGGCGCTGAATGACGGCCCCAAACGGGAGCAAGGCGGCGGACATGGACCTGGGGCTGGCCCTTGAGCTCTTTTCGATCGCTGGAAGCCTGAACTCCACCGTAGACCTCGATTTCCTCCTCCAGAAGATCGGCATGGCCGCCGAACGGCTCCTCGATTGCGAGGCCAGCGCCATCATGCTCGTCAGCGACGACAGGAAGAGCCTGTATTTCAAGGTCGCCTCGGGGGATAAGGCCAAGGCATTGAAGACCATGACCTTGCCCTTCGGCCACGGCATCGCGGGCTGGGTGGCCCAGCATCAGAAGCCGGAGCTCGTCAACGACTGCGCCTCGGACCCGCGCTTCGCGGGGAAATTCGACAAGGCTTCGGGTTTCATCACTAGATCGCTTCTCTGCGTGCCCATGCTCTACCGCGGGGAGCTCGTCGGCGTGGTCGAGGTCCTGAACAAGAGGCGCGGGCAGTTCGCGGAGAAGGAGATTGGCCTGCTTTCGAGCTTGGCCAGCCTCGCGTCGGTCGCCATCACCAACGCCAAGATCATATCGGAGCAGAAAAACTTTTTCTCGCACATCATCGAGGTCCTGGTGGACGTCATCGAGGTATCGAAACCGGCCATGGGAGAACACCCGATGCGCTCGGCCAGGCTTGCCTGCGCCATCGGCCGCTTTCTCGGGGTGGACGATTACCAGTACCGCATGCTCTATTACGCGGGAATACTCCACGACCTCGGCTACACCGCCTACAAGAACCCCCGGGTCCTGGCCGAGGTCGGGGTCTCTAGCGCCGCAGAGGAGCTTCATCCCCTCCTCTCGGTCAAGATGCTCGAGGGGGTCAAGATGCTGGAGGGGGCCCTCCCCATGATCCGCCATCACCACGAACGCTTCGACGGGTCGGGCTTTCCGGGCAAGCTCTGGGGGGAGGAGATTCCTCTCGGCGCCCGCATCCTGGGGCTCGTGGAGAGCGTGGAGGAGATGCGCATGATGGGGCTCAAGGGGGCGGAGCTGCGGGAGCGCGCCCTTCAGGAGGCCAAGAAGGGGGCGGGGACGCGCTTTGATCCCGCGGTCGTCGAGGCCTTCGTCGAGCTCATGAAAAATCAGGAGGCGGCATGGTAGTTTCCGCGAGTCCCTACCGAGTCCTCATCGCAAAGCCGGGTCTCGACGGACACGACCGCGGGGCCAAGGTGATCGTGCGCGCCTTGAGGGACGCGGGCTTCGAGGTCATTTACACGGGAATACGCCAGACCCCGGAAATGATCGCGCAGGCCGCCATGCAGGAGGACGTGGACGCGGTGGGTCTTTCCCTTCTTTCGGGGGCCCACATGACGCTTTTCCCGCAGGTGACCGCCCGTCTCAAGGAGCTCGGCCTCAAGGACGTGCTTGTTTTCGGTGGGGGCATCATTCCGGACGAGGATGTCCCGCTTCTCAAGAAAAAGGGAATCTGCCAGGTTTTCGGCCCTGGCACGCCTCTTTCCGCGATCGTGGAGTACCTTAAGCAAAATCTTTCTCCCCAAGAGGCTCCGCCGGCACGTGGCGCGAAAAGGCGAGCGAGGTGACCTGGCGGCGGGCGTCGGGAGAGGCGACCCAGCCTCGGTTTCGCGGGCTCTCTCACGGGTCATAGACGAGGCTCCGGACTCTGATTCCCTGATCCGGACTTTTTTCCCGAAGTCCGGGACGGCCCAGAAGATCGGGATCTGCGGGCCGCCGGGAACGGGCAAGTCCTCGCTCACCAGCCGCCTGGTCTCTCACTGGCGCAAGCGGGGCCTCAAGGTCGGCATTCTCGCGGTGGATCCCTCGAGCCCCATCACCGGGGGGGCGTTCCTTGGAGACCGCCTGCGCATCCAGGAGCACGCTATGGACTCCGGTGTGTTCATCCGGAGCCTGGCCTCGCGCGGCATGGTGGGGGGGGTTTCCCACACGATTTTCGGCGCGATCCATGTCCTCGAGGCCGCGGGATTCCATAAAATCATCATAGAGACCGTCGGCACCGGGCAGGACGAGGTGGAAATCGCCAAGGTAGCCGACACCGTTCTGTATTTGACCGTGCCCCACATGGGAGACGAGATCCAGGCCATGAAGGCCGGGATCATGGAGATCGGGGATCTATTCATCGTCAACAAGGCGGATTTGCCGGGAATAGACAAGGCCGTGAGCGACCTCAGCGCGGCCCTTGGCCTGGGAAGAGCCGCCGGGGCCTGCTCGGACGGCTGGGAAACGCCGGTGCTCTCGACGTCGGCTCTCACCGGTACCGGGGTCGAGGAATTGGGCCGCGCCATCGAGGCGCATTGGAGGCACTTGCAAGAGAGTCCCGCCGGCCGCCGGCGCCTCAAGGAGCAGCACCGCGAGGAGCTCTCTCTCTACATCTCGCGCCGGATCTTCAAGAGCGCTCTCGACCGCATCTCCGAGAAGCACTTGGAGGCGCTGGTCGAGCACAAGACCGACCCCGTGACCTTGGGGCTCGAGATTTTGGGGAAATGAATAAGCTCTTCCAGCTTCGCCGCAGGACTGCAGCCGGCCGCGGGACTGCAGCCGGCCGCGCGACTGTGGGCGACCATAGCCGCAGCGGTTATCCCCACAAACTTCGCGGGAAAGTTTTGTGGATAACTTCCGTCTTGGCGATCGTCGCCTCTCTGGTATATCCGGCGTGGTCCTTGGGCGCCGCGGCGGCAGGGTCGGACCAGGCCTTCGCGCGGGCGCTTCAAGGCATCCGAGCCCAGGCTCTGGGCTCCGGGCCGGGGCTCTCCCTGTATGTCGCGCAAGAGGGCGCGCTCCTTCGGAGCGCCCGACAGGTGTCCGGGAAATTCGCGCCGAATCCGGAGGGGCTCGAGGATATACTGGATCCCAGCCTTCTTGCTATTCTGCCGGCCGAGAAATTCCGGGAATTATTCCGGGAGTACTACTTAAAGCACGGCAGGGCCGTGTCCGTTTTCTTGGCTTCCAAGGAGAATGAATTTTTGGGGAGCGCCGTGCTCTCGTTCGAGAGAGGCGTTTTCATCAAGATCACTTTGCAAGTCTCGCCCCGGACGGGCAAGATCACCGGCCTCCGCCTGGGGGAGCCCGTCAGGTCTTACGGCTCCATCCAGGGCGTTGTGGACGAGATGAAAAAATTTCCCGGTTCCGCGGGTTTGAGCCTCACCTGGCTTGGCCCCGCGTCCGAGGTCTTGTACTACTTGAACCCGGACGCGGCTTTGGCCTTGGGCTCTACGTTCAAGCTTTATATCCTGGCTCTCTTGGTCGAGGACCGCAGACCCTGGGACGAGGTGCTGAGAATACGCGAGGACTTGAAGTCGCTTCCCTCCGGGAAGCTCCAGGCTTGGCCGGCGGGGTCTCCCATCACGGTGCACACCTTGGCCTCGCTCATGATTTCCATCAGCGACAACACGGCCACGGACCATCTATTGGACTACGTCGGCCGCCATCGGGTGGAAGCCATGCTCTGGAAGCTTGGCAACAGAAATTTTTACCGTTCCATCCCATTTCTGTCAACTTTGGAGATGTTCAAGCTTAAAAGCCGGCCGGAGTTTATGAGGCGCTACCTCGAAGCCGAC
This genomic window contains:
- a CDS encoding serine hydrolase, whose amino-acid sequence is MNKLFQLRRRTAAGRGTAAGRATVGDHSRSGYPHKLRGKVLWITSVLAIVASLVYPAWSLGAAAAGSDQAFARALQGIRAQALGSGPGLSLYVAQEGALLRSARQVSGKFAPNPEGLEDILDPSLLAILPAEKFRELFREYYLKHGRAVSVFLASKENEFLGSAVLSFERGVFIKITLQVSPRTGKITGLRLGEPVRSYGSIQGVVDEMKKFPGSAGLSLTWLGPASEVLYYLNPDAALALGSTFKLYILALLVEDRRPWDEVLRIREDLKSLPSGKLQAWPAGSPITVHTLASLMISISDNTATDHLLDYVGRHRVEAMLWKLGNRNFYRSIPFLSTLEMFKLKSRPEFMRRYLEADEAGKRGILGELKTLGREGLGWSKPTAVDSIEWFASPSDLCRLMDHFHVSGRYEEALKIMAINPGLDVPREIFPYAGYKGGSEPGVINMTWLLRSKGPQAFCLSAGWNNSSAALDDERFVGLMQALIYHLASEVGREH